A section of the Roseovarius sp. W115 genome encodes:
- a CDS encoding HAL/PAL/TAL family ammonia-lyase has product MQTLRLSGRGLSPEALEIAAHGLCKVEISDEALARMAKARVLVDRAVAEGTPVYGVTTGLGARATEVLDAGTLANFSRQTLEGRAQDMGASLPPETVRATLIVRLNTMLLGHSGARPEVAEFLAQVINAGLTPEVGSLGSIGAGDLVINAAMGRVLLGDGEMRGNGGVRPSRDALNDFGLTPLDPAPRDGLALANHSGYSAALAAITLAKATRVYSATQAAAALSLEAFRANLGPFEERVLAVKPLPGQDKAAAHLRELLKGSSLWQSGAARRLQDPLSFRNIPQIHGGLETALAHLRQVVEIELNGSSDNPITLAEDEEILSCGGYHTTELALAVEGVSRAWQHVAMGQVARIARMMEPELTGLPLFLTKPDSGSNGFAPLLKVVEALAAEITQAAQPVPVWPSINARGVEDALSAGSATLNALSRGVEMAAKLSAIELVIAAQGVDLRETSQELGGPMRDWHARVRHHVAPLDADRPMGREIDTLSEALHAFACAEAK; this is encoded by the coding sequence ATGCAAACGCTGCGTCTTTCTGGTCGGGGTTTGTCGCCCGAGGCGCTAGAGATCGCGGCGCATGGTCTTTGCAAAGTAGAGATCAGCGATGAGGCCCTTGCGCGCATGGCCAAAGCGCGCGTTTTGGTGGACCGCGCCGTCGCCGAGGGCACGCCTGTTTACGGCGTGACAACCGGCTTGGGCGCGCGGGCCACAGAAGTACTGGATGCAGGCACATTGGCCAACTTCTCGCGCCAGACGTTGGAGGGCAGGGCGCAGGACATGGGCGCGTCGCTGCCGCCCGAGACAGTGCGCGCCACGTTGATCGTGCGACTGAATACCATGCTTCTGGGTCACAGCGGCGCGCGCCCGGAGGTGGCGGAGTTTCTGGCGCAGGTGATCAACGCAGGGCTAACGCCGGAGGTTGGGTCGCTTGGATCCATTGGTGCGGGTGATCTGGTGATCAATGCCGCGATGGGGCGGGTCTTGCTAGGCGACGGTGAGATGCGAGGCAATGGGGGTGTTCGGCCTTCCCGCGACGCCCTGAACGACTTTGGTCTGACACCGCTTGATCCGGCGCCACGCGATGGCTTGGCTCTTGCCAATCACAGCGGGTATTCTGCGGCACTTGCGGCGATTACCCTTGCTAAAGCCACGCGCGTATACAGTGCCACGCAGGCCGCTGCGGCCCTATCGCTGGAAGCGTTCCGCGCCAATCTTGGGCCGTTTGAGGAACGCGTTCTTGCGGTCAAGCCATTGCCAGGACAGGACAAGGCTGCGGCGCATCTGCGGGAGTTGTTGAAAGGCAGTTCTCTTTGGCAATCGGGCGCGGCCCGGCGGCTTCAGGATCCGCTGTCCTTTCGCAACATTCCCCAAATTCACGGCGGCCTGGAAACAGCCTTGGCGCATCTGCGGCAGGTCGTCGAGATCGAGCTGAACGGGTCCAGCGACAATCCCATTACACTCGCCGAAGACGAAGAGATCCTGTCCTGCGGGGGCTATCACACCACCGAACTTGCACTTGCTGTCGAGGGCGTGAGCCGTGCTTGGCAACATGTTGCCATGGGACAGGTCGCCCGCATCGCGCGCATGATGGAGCCAGAGCTCACCGGTTTGCCGCTTTTCCTTACCAAGCCAGACAGCGGGTCAAATGGTTTTGCGCCGCTCTTGAAAGTGGTCGAGGCATTGGCGGCAGAAATAACACAAGCCGCACAGCCCGTGCCAGTTTGGCCCAGCATAAATGCGCGCGGTGTCGAAGATGCGCTCAGCGCGGGATCTGCCACGCTCAACGCCTTGTCGCGGGGTGTTGAAATGGCCGCAAAACTGTCTGCGATTGAACTGGTGATCGCTGCGCAAGGTGTTGATTTAAGGGAAACTTCCCAAGAACTTGGGGGTCCGATGCGAGACTGGCATGCCCGTGTCCGCCACCATGTTGCACCGCTTGATGCTGACCGTCCGATGGGGCGCGAGATCGACACTCTGTCAGAAGCTTTGCACGCTTTCGCGTGCGCGGAAGCGAAGTAA